DNA from Arthrobacter sp. SLBN-112:
GCGGCCGCCGCCGACGCCCTGGACGGCACCTCCAGCACTGCGGCCGCGCCGGATGCTGCCGTTGAGGCCGCGGACCTGCTGGCCACCCTTCCGGTGAAGGGCCGGGCGCCCAAGACGGGGTACGAGCGGTCGCTGTTCGGGCCGACGTGGGCGGACGTGGACCGGAACGGCTGCGACACCCGCAATGACATCCTCCAGCGGGACCTGACCGAGGTCACCTTCACCAGCAGCGTCCCCTGCACCGTCAAGACCGGAGTGCTCGCCGATCCCTACACCGGCACGGTCATCAACTTCCTCCGCGGCACCACCACCAGCAGCGCCGTGCAGATCGACCACGTGGTGGCCCTCAGCGACGCCTGGCAAAAGGGCGCCCAGCAGCTGACGGTTGAGCAGCGGACGGCGTTCGCCAACGATCCGCTGAACCTGCAGGCCACCGATGGCCCCACCAACCAGCAAAAGGGCGACGGCGACGCCGCCACCTGGCTGCCGCCCGCCAAGGGGTTCCGGTGCGGGTACGTCGCCCGGCAGGTCTCCGTGAAGGCCCGGTACGGCCTGTGGGTGACGCAGGCGGAGCATGATGCGATTGCGGACATCCTGGCCGGCTGCCCGGGTGAACCGGCGCCGGCGTCCGTCACGCCCGCCGCGGGGACAACAGTGGTCTACTACGCCAACTGCACCGAGGTGGTCACCGCCGGGGCGGCGCCGCTGTATGCGGATACTCCCGGCTACCGGTCCGGGCTGGACGGCGACGGCGACGGGGTGGCCTGCGAGGGCTGAGCACCCCGCCCGACGCCGCGCTCCTCCCGGGGTGTGCCATGCCGGAGGCAAGGTTAACGTGGCCTGTCCGGTTGCGTCTCTGGGGGGAAGTCTTTGTTCAGCGCGAGACCTGCGATGATTGCGCCGGCTAGGAAGAGTACAAACGGTGTTTGAAGAATCGGGCCCAGAAGCGCGAACCCCGAGTCCGCAATGGGTCTTGCCGCCGCGATGAGGCAGGCAATGTCCATCGCCAGGGCCACCAGGTAGCCGGCGATGAACACGACGATCACGGCGGGCGGCGTGTAGCCCTTGGTGAAGGCCCGCACTGCGGAGTCGTAAGCCAGGAACTTGAGTCCGATGAAAACCGGTGTGAAGGTCAGAAGATCCAGGACGTCCACGTTTTCCGGGAATTTCCGCAGCGGGACGTTCGCGCCGCCTTGGTAAACGCCCTCCGAAAAGTACCACCGGGTGCCCAGGTGGATCCCGATCAGCAGGGCTGAGAGCAGCCCGTACCGCAGCCATGTTCCACGCCGTGTCATCCCCATGGCCCAGTATGGCACCGGCAGGTCCGGCATCCTGCGG
Protein-coding regions in this window:
- a CDS encoding GmrSD restriction endonuclease domain-containing protein; protein product: MSGYTSMSAPTPASDMRWPAAVVLSALLALFTPSLPAAAADALDGTSSTAAAPDAAVEAADLLATLPVKGRAPKTGYERSLFGPTWADVDRNGCDTRNDILQRDLTEVTFTSSVPCTVKTGVLADPYTGTVINFLRGTTTSSAVQIDHVVALSDAWQKGAQQLTVEQRTAFANDPLNLQATDGPTNQQKGDGDAATWLPPAKGFRCGYVARQVSVKARYGLWVTQAEHDAIADILAGCPGEPAPASVTPAAGTTVVYYANCTEVVTAGAAPLYADTPGYRSGLDGDGDGVACEG